Proteins encoded by one window of Lacerta agilis isolate rLacAgi1 chromosome 11, rLacAgi1.pri, whole genome shotgun sequence:
- the OSMR gene encoding oncostatin-M-specific receptor subunit beta, whose product MEHLVLRTVVLCVVLHSGLFENQDRNRFQPRNLEISMSIDLQQLSVKWDVGDDSETYYSETDLVFNIQVNRTEEKIIDHPTWHEIPRPWPLQVQENYTTILSKSNRRLQWNWTSEIPLECAAHAIRIRSMVRFSEVWSDWSPWKIADGLGAANIRWYFLWPKGEKIVEMGSDVKYCCIGVENKSAPNFYFGDKQMNVGLQRRVLVTLKNVTRSKRLGYTIQCDSESASLFVTNQPDKPKDLACKTEDMINLECTWHPGANAELLCPANFTLSDGSSNETYCNMTSSPSCSFKIGKQTIYNLILTSRNCIGKKLTNLTVDVAHRVHPAAPNKLLAGYTNATTIQLQWQINEISEALLLLCEIHGASHDGEQKNVTVQYSKDSHPQIILDGLQPSTNYMLKVRCGAARHFWKWSNWSESKTIPTDEAAPSGQLDIWRDINSCLENCSITIFWKASPDFHAHGKIVKYEILWEKLEEPTETHRSDISPTLNNCTISLGNSSYKISVSARNSVNASHPAVIVISAAEDDGNMNRSMEDTQNNTEHGIYIAWQSQSRFDGYVVDWCNNPKSHPCDFQWKKFGPNDSSALITLDAFESHVRYTFRVYGTIDDRAHLLEKKAKYLNESDPAREPDNLKTHTVTSHSFTLTWEFDHLNETHPGFIRGYYVYVKKEHGNCTLLPDHPVHCIYTIEDPNLKTFTVRNLEPSTHYEVGVKAYSVGLQALPKNFRQVLTASDDGNGWLQILLPLVIVPSVLLLAVCIWKSECVKNSLKIPHPDAALLKIPQVKSGPMEISDAPPSKLQLIGTCPGPVSKQPPLPNFVENWSYFNPHGCETLPSRKGASKKPNLPLTSYQPLESFGFGSTAISHLPEMSQGNLDSLSQTEVPLGAGSVEPRQLLVYKPQLPQESTANMPASDDERLHLTAIHC is encoded by the exons ATGGAGCATTTGGTGCTTCGGACAGTAGTTCTCTGTGTAGTATTGCATTCTGGCCTGTTTGAAAATCAAG ATCGTAATCGGTTTCAACCTAGAAACCTTGAGATTTCCATGAGCATTGATCTTCAGCAGCTATCAGTGAAATGGGATGTTGGCGATGATTCCGAAACATACTACTCTGAAACAgatcttgtttttaatatccaAGTCAATCGAACCGAAGAGAAGATTATTGACCACCCAACTTGGCATGAAATTCCCAGaccctggcctctccaggtacAG GAGAATTATACGACCATTCTCAGTAAATCAAATAGACGTCTGCAATGGAACTGGACTTCCGAAATACCCTTGGAGTGTGCTGCTCATGCAATAAGGATCAGGAGCATGGTGAGGTTTTCTGAAGTTTGGAGCGACTGGAGCCCATGGAAGATAGCAGATG GGCTGGGTGCTGCAAACATTCGCTGGTATTTCTTATGGCCAAAGGGTGAAAAGATCGTTGAAATGGGTTCTGACGTCAAGTATTGCTGCATTGGGGTGGAAAACAAGAGCGCACCGAATTTTTATTTTGGTGATAAGCAGAtgaatgttggactacaacgaaGAGTATTGGTTACTTTGAAAAATGTTACTCGTTCCAAGAGACTTGGCTACACTATCCAGTGTGATTCCGAAAGCGCATCACTCTTTGTGACCA ACCAGCCTGATAAACCCAAAGACCTAGCCTGCAAAACAGAAGACATGATTAACTTAGAGTGTACCTGGCACCCTGGTGCTAATGCTGAGTTGCTATGTCCAGCAAACTTCACATTGTCTGATGG TTCTTCCAATGAAACGTATTGCAACATGACCTCTTCCCCATCCTGTTCATTCAAGATTGGCAAGCAAACCATATACAATTTAATACTGACATCCAGAAATTGCATTGGAAAGAAACTTACCAATCTTACTGTTGATGTAGCCCACAGAG TTCACCCTGCAGCCCCCAACAAACTCCTTGCAGGTTATACAAATGCTACTACCATCCAGTTACAATGGCAGATAAATGAAATAAGTGAAGCCCTGTTGCTGTTATGTGAAATTCATGGTGCTTCTCATGATGGGGAACAG AAAAACGTTACAGTGCAGTACAGTAAAGATTCACACCCCCAAATTATCCTGGATGGGTTGCAGCCTTCTACAAACTACATGTTAAAAGTACGCTGTGGTGCTGCTAGACATTTTTGGAAATGGAGCAATTGGAGCGAAAGTAAAACTATCCCAACAGATGAAGCTG CTCCATCAGGGCAACTGGATATTTGGAGAGACATCAACTCGTGTTTGGAGAACTGTAGCATAACGATATTCTGGAAG GCATCACCAGACTTCCATGCTCACGGAAAAATTGTAAAGTATGAGATATTGTGGGAAAAGTTAGAGGAACCTACTGAAACACATCGCAGTGACATAAGTCCCACATTGAATAATTGCACCATTTCCCTTGGTAACTCATCTTACAAAATCAGTGTCTCAGCAAGGAACTCTGTGAACGCATCTCATCCTGCTGTGATTGTCATCTCGGCAGCTGAAGATGATG GAAACATGAATCGCAGCATGGAAGACACACAGAATAACACAGAACATGGCATTTATATTGCTTGGCAGTCTCAAAGCAGGTTTGATGGCTACGTCGTGGACTGGTGCAACAACCCAAAGTCCCATCCTTGTGACTTTCAGTGGAAGAAGTTTGGCCCCAATGACTCCAGTGCTCTCATTACACTTG ATGCTTTCGAATCTCATGTGAGATACACTTTCCGGGTGTATGGGACTATAGATGATAGAGCCCATTTACTGGAAAAGAAGGCTAAATATCTTAACGAATCAG ACCCAGCTCGTGAGCCTGATAATCTGAAAACACATACAGTGACTTCCCATTCATTTACCCTAACTTGGGAATTTGATCATCTCAATGAAACCCACCCAGGTTTTATCAGAGGTTACTATGTTTACGTGAAAAAGGAACATGGAAACTGCACGTTACTTCCAG ACCATCCAGTGCATTGCATCTATACCATTGAAGATCCAAATCTTAAGACTTTTACAGTGAGGAACTTGGAGCCCAGCACACATTACGAGGTTGGAGTTAAAGCTTACAGTGTCGGCTTACAAGCTCTCCCTAAGAACTTCAGACAAGTATTGACAGCCTCTGATGATG GAAATGGGTGGCTGCAGATCCTTCTGCCACTTGTGATTGTACCATCTGTGCTCCTACTTGCTGTGTGCATCTGGAAAAGTGAATG TGTGAAGAATTCATTGAAAATCCCCCACCCTGATGCAGCCCTtttaaag ATTCCACAGGTGAAGTCCGGACCCATGGAAATAAGCGACGCCCCTCCCAGCAAATTACAGCTGATAGGAACGTGCCCAGGCCCCGTCAGTAAGCAGCCTCCACTTCCAAATTTTGTGGAAAATTGGAGCTACTTTAACCCACACGGTTGTGAGACTCTACCATCACGAAAGGGAGCAAGCAAGAAACCCAACTTACCTTTGACATCTTACCAGCCGCTCGAGagctttggttttggaagcaCAGCTATCAGCCACCTGCCAGAAATGAGTCAAGGCAACTTagactctctctctcaaacagaaGTGCCTCTCGGTGCGGGTTCTGTTGAACCCAGGCAGCTATTGGTTTACAAACCCCAGCTGCCCCAAGAGTCCACAGCAAACATGCCTGCATCTGATGATGAAAGGTTGCATTTAACTGCTATACACTGTTGA